In Carya illinoinensis cultivar Pawnee chromosome 7, C.illinoinensisPawnee_v1, whole genome shotgun sequence, the following are encoded in one genomic region:
- the LOC122316566 gene encoding pyridoxine/pyridoxamine 5'-phosphate oxidase 1, chloroplastic isoform X1, whose protein sequence is MWNLGRKSRIMTCLSIAHHSLVPPIFNLSNLRNPSGSPHSLLSKLSPFSPSLSLSPSLVLPSYLTANSTANKLTRLSAQGFPLPSSSLAIRSFCSKVSGRMGDRVIQNPDSISYLGQREAAEIDELLMGPLGFSVDQLMELAGLSVATSIAEVYKAGEYNRVLAICGPGNNGGDGLVAARHLHHFGYKPVVCYPKRTPKPLYSGLVTQIESLSIPFLSVEDLPSDLSKDFDILVDAMFGFSFHAFNPLGTPRPPFDDLIQRLVSLRHYDQARQKSPAIVSVDIPSGWHVEEGDIGGKGIKPDLLVSLTAPKLCAKKFCGPHHFLGGRFVPPSIVDKYNLRLPAYPGNSMCVRIGKPLKIDISALRENYISPELLEEQVEADPIDQFRKWFDDAVAAGLREPNAMALSTVGKQGKPSSRMVLLKGFDKDGFVWYTNYESRKASELSDNFHASLLFYWDGLNRQVRVEGSVQKVSDEESEQYFHSRPRGSQVGAIVSKQSTVVLGRHVLRQQYKELEEKFSDGSMIPKPKHWGGYRLQPELFEFWQGQQSRLHDRLLYSPREVDGQRVWNIERLAP, encoded by the exons ATGTGGAATTTGGGTCGCAAAAGCCGAATAATGACATGCCTATCTATCGCTCACCACTCTTTAGTCCCTCCCATTTTTAACCTTTCTAACCTTCGCAATCCTTCTGGCTCTCCCCATAGTCTTCTCTCCAAACTCTCCCCCTTCagcccatctctctctctttctccctctctaGTACTTCCCTCATATCTAACTGCCAATTCAACTGCCAACAAGTTAACCCGACTCTCTGCTCAGGGTTTTCCCCTTCCAAGTTCGAGTCTTGCAATTCGTTCCTTCTGTTCCAAGGTAAGTGGAAGAATGGGAGACAGAGTGATTCAAAATCCGGACTCTATATCGTACTTGGGGCAGCGAGAAGCCGCCGAGATAGATGAGCTCCTCATGGGTCCTCTCGGGTTTAGCGTCGATCAGCTCATG GAATTGGCTGGTTTGAGCGTGGCCACTTCCATAGCAGAG GTTTACAAAGCAGGTGAATACAATCGTGTTCTCGCTATTTGCGGTCCTGGGAACAATGGTGGTGATGGTCTCGTGGCTGCTCGTCATCTGCATCACTTTGGTTACAAACCGGTTGTTTGCTATCCAAAGCGTACTCCGAAGCCTCTTTATTCTGGTTTGGTTACGCAG ATCGAATCACTGTCAATCCCTTTCTTATCAGTGGAAGATCTGCCTTCAGACTTGTCAAAGGACTTTGACATTCTAGTAGACGCAATGTTTGGGTTCTCATTCCATG CTTTTAATCCTTTAGGTACGCCCAGGCCGCCTTTTGATGATCTCATccaaagactggtttctttacGACATTATGATCaagcacgccaaaaatcccctGCTATTGTCTCTGTAGACATTCCATCTGGGTGGCATGTCGAAGAGGGAGACATAGGTGGCAAAGGCATTAAGCCTGATTTGTTG GTTTCTTTGACTGCTCCAAAGTTGTGTGCAAAGAAGTTTTGTGGTCCACACCACTTTCTAGGTGGTAGATTTGTCCCACCATCTATTGTAGACAAATATAATCTTCGTCTTCCAGCATATCCTGGAAATTCAATGTGCGTCAGGATTGGAAAGCCTCTAAAAATTGATATATCAGCACTCAGAGAGAACTATATTTCTCCAGAACTCCTCGAGGAACAGGTGGAGGCTGATCCTATTGATCAG TTTCGCAAATGGTTTGATGATGCAGTGGCTGCTGGCTTGAGAGAACCAAATGCAATGGCTTTGTCAACTGTTGGGAAGCAAGGAAAACC GTCATCACGAATGGTACTGCTAAAAGGATTTGATAAGGACGGTTTTGTCTG GTACACAAATTATGAAAGTCGAAAGGCCAGCGAATTATCTGATAATTTCCATGCATCACTGCTTTTCTATTGGGATGGTCTTAATCGACAG GTGAGGGTTGAAGGCTCTGTGCAGAAAGTTTCTGATGAGGAATCTGAGCAGTACTTTCATAGTCGTCCTCGAGGAAGCCAGGTTGGAGCAATAGTTAGCAAGCAG AGTACTGTAGTGCTTGGAAGGCATGTTCTACGCCAACAATATAAGGAACTAGAGGAAAAATTTTCTGACGG AAGTATGATTCCAAAACCTAAACACTGGGGTGGATACAGGCTTCAACCTGAGCTGTTTGAGTTTTGGCAAGGGCAGCAGTCCCGCTTGCATGACAG GTTGCTGTACTCTCCTAGGGAGGTTGATGGACAGCGTGTGTGGAATATCGAGCGACTGGCTCCCTGA
- the LOC122316567 gene encoding esterase AGAP003155-like, whose amino-acid sequence MGSYTETVRKPRFLCLHGFRTSGEIIKKQLNKWPDSVLRKIDLVFADAPFPSQGKSEVEGIFDPPYYEWFQFNKEFTEYTNFDECLAYIEDLMIKQGPFDGLLGFSQGAILSAALPGLQAQGVALTKVAKIKFLIIIGGAKFRSPSMSDKAYASPIQCPSLHFLGETDYLKQYGMELLECCVDPVVIHHPKGHTIPRLDEKAAQTVETVLERIQKMLSEDEEES is encoded by the exons ATGGGAAGCTACACCGAGACGGTGAGGAAGCCCAGGTTTCTGTGCCTCCATGGATTCAGAACGAGCGGAGAGATTATCAAGAAACAGCTGAACAAGTGGCCCGATTCCGTGCTCCGAAAGATCGACCTCGTATTCGCCGACGCTCCTTTCCCGTCCCAAGGCAAATCCGAAGTCGAAGGAATTTTCGATCCTCCTTATTACGAGTGGTTCCAATTCAATAAG GAATTTACGGAGTACACGAACTTCGACGAGTGTCTTGCGTATATCGAAGATTTGATGATTAAGCAGGGACCATTTGATGGTCTCCTCGGTTTTTCTCAG ggGGCGATACTGTCGGCTGCGCTGCCAGGGCTGCAAGCGCAG GGCGTAGCGCTGACTAAGGTTGCTAAAATAAAGTTTCTCATAATTATCGGGGGAGCCAAGTTTAGATCGCCATCCATGTCTGACAAAGCATATGCGTCTCCTATTCAGTGCCCCTCCCTCCACTTTCTAG GAGAGACAGATTACTTGAAGCAATATGGAATGGAACTGTTGGAATGCTGTGTAGACCCTGTAGTGATTCATCATCCCAAGGGCCATACAATACCCAGACTCG ATGAAAAGGCTGCGCAGACCGTGGAGACTGTCCTCGAGAGGATTCAAAAGATGTTGTCCGAGGATGAAGAAGAGTCgtga
- the LOC122316566 gene encoding pyridoxine/pyridoxamine 5'-phosphate oxidase 1, chloroplastic isoform X2, with product MWNLGRKSRIMTCLSIAHHSLVPPIFNLSNLRNPSGSPHSLLSKLSPFSPSLSLSPSLVLPSYLTANSTANKLTRLSAQGFPLPSSSLAIRSFCSKVSGRMGDRVIQNPDSISYLGQREAAEIDELLMGPLGFSVDQLMELAGLSVATSIAEVYKAGEYNRVLAICGPGNNGGDGLVAARHLHHFGYKPVVCYPKRTPKPLYSGLVTQIESLSIPFLSVEDLPSDLSKDFDILVDAMFGFSFHGTPRPPFDDLIQRLVSLRHYDQARQKSPAIVSVDIPSGWHVEEGDIGGKGIKPDLLVSLTAPKLCAKKFCGPHHFLGGRFVPPSIVDKYNLRLPAYPGNSMCVRIGKPLKIDISALRENYISPELLEEQVEADPIDQFRKWFDDAVAAGLREPNAMALSTVGKQGKPSSRMVLLKGFDKDGFVWYTNYESRKASELSDNFHASLLFYWDGLNRQVRVEGSVQKVSDEESEQYFHSRPRGSQVGAIVSKQSTVVLGRHVLRQQYKELEEKFSDGSMIPKPKHWGGYRLQPELFEFWQGQQSRLHDRLLYSPREVDGQRVWNIERLAP from the exons ATGTGGAATTTGGGTCGCAAAAGCCGAATAATGACATGCCTATCTATCGCTCACCACTCTTTAGTCCCTCCCATTTTTAACCTTTCTAACCTTCGCAATCCTTCTGGCTCTCCCCATAGTCTTCTCTCCAAACTCTCCCCCTTCagcccatctctctctctttctccctctctaGTACTTCCCTCATATCTAACTGCCAATTCAACTGCCAACAAGTTAACCCGACTCTCTGCTCAGGGTTTTCCCCTTCCAAGTTCGAGTCTTGCAATTCGTTCCTTCTGTTCCAAGGTAAGTGGAAGAATGGGAGACAGAGTGATTCAAAATCCGGACTCTATATCGTACTTGGGGCAGCGAGAAGCCGCCGAGATAGATGAGCTCCTCATGGGTCCTCTCGGGTTTAGCGTCGATCAGCTCATG GAATTGGCTGGTTTGAGCGTGGCCACTTCCATAGCAGAG GTTTACAAAGCAGGTGAATACAATCGTGTTCTCGCTATTTGCGGTCCTGGGAACAATGGTGGTGATGGTCTCGTGGCTGCTCGTCATCTGCATCACTTTGGTTACAAACCGGTTGTTTGCTATCCAAAGCGTACTCCGAAGCCTCTTTATTCTGGTTTGGTTACGCAG ATCGAATCACTGTCAATCCCTTTCTTATCAGTGGAAGATCTGCCTTCAGACTTGTCAAAGGACTTTGACATTCTAGTAGACGCAATGTTTGGGTTCTCATTCCATG GTACGCCCAGGCCGCCTTTTGATGATCTCATccaaagactggtttctttacGACATTATGATCaagcacgccaaaaatcccctGCTATTGTCTCTGTAGACATTCCATCTGGGTGGCATGTCGAAGAGGGAGACATAGGTGGCAAAGGCATTAAGCCTGATTTGTTG GTTTCTTTGACTGCTCCAAAGTTGTGTGCAAAGAAGTTTTGTGGTCCACACCACTTTCTAGGTGGTAGATTTGTCCCACCATCTATTGTAGACAAATATAATCTTCGTCTTCCAGCATATCCTGGAAATTCAATGTGCGTCAGGATTGGAAAGCCTCTAAAAATTGATATATCAGCACTCAGAGAGAACTATATTTCTCCAGAACTCCTCGAGGAACAGGTGGAGGCTGATCCTATTGATCAG TTTCGCAAATGGTTTGATGATGCAGTGGCTGCTGGCTTGAGAGAACCAAATGCAATGGCTTTGTCAACTGTTGGGAAGCAAGGAAAACC GTCATCACGAATGGTACTGCTAAAAGGATTTGATAAGGACGGTTTTGTCTG GTACACAAATTATGAAAGTCGAAAGGCCAGCGAATTATCTGATAATTTCCATGCATCACTGCTTTTCTATTGGGATGGTCTTAATCGACAG GTGAGGGTTGAAGGCTCTGTGCAGAAAGTTTCTGATGAGGAATCTGAGCAGTACTTTCATAGTCGTCCTCGAGGAAGCCAGGTTGGAGCAATAGTTAGCAAGCAG AGTACTGTAGTGCTTGGAAGGCATGTTCTACGCCAACAATATAAGGAACTAGAGGAAAAATTTTCTGACGG AAGTATGATTCCAAAACCTAAACACTGGGGTGGATACAGGCTTCAACCTGAGCTGTTTGAGTTTTGGCAAGGGCAGCAGTCCCGCTTGCATGACAG GTTGCTGTACTCTCCTAGGGAGGTTGATGGACAGCGTGTGTGGAATATCGAGCGACTGGCTCCCTGA
- the LOC122316874 gene encoding uncharacterized protein LOC122316874 codes for MKIYGMGCALWLHLLVGPSKNGCLRPTRWVLFHYGPYCFERAVVMRHNLGSMGKEKRLQGFDLLRCKARGFCSINQVGREREVNEKGEPIIRVTFLMRRGSRSFKNATAVIDIFARECARVEGCLLKVRVMSYTDIVASPHGAQLTNMLFMDRSSSIMEFFPKGWLEHAGIGQYAHHWMTDLSGMKHQGAWWEPIGEKQCPFPQQGPSCFDFYKNGRVGHNETFFAEWTRTVLKQVRLSKLDEATKIAPLKSSACLC; via the exons ATGAAAATTTATGGCATGGGGTGTGCACTGTGGCTCCATTTGTTGGTTGGTCCATCAAAAAATGGCTGCTTGAGACCAACAAGATGGGTGTTGTTTCATTATGGACCTTACTGTTTCGAGAGGGCGGTGGTGATGAGGCATAATTTGGGGAGCATGGGGAAGGAGAAGAGGCTTCAGGGTTTCGATTTATTGAGATGTAAAGCAAGGGGTTTTTGCAGCATAAACCAGGTTGGTAGGGAAAGAGAAGTCAATGAAAAAGGGGAGCCAATCATAAGGGTAACTTTCCTAATGAGGAGAGGTTCGAGATCATTCAAGAATGCAACTGCGGTGATCGACATATTTGCAAGGGAGTGTGCGAGGGTGGAGGGATGCTTGCTGAAG GTGAGAGTTATGAGTTACACCGACATCGTTGCATCGCCTCATGGAGCTCAGCTAACAAATATGCTCTTCATGGATAGAAGTAGCAGCATAATGGAATTTTTCCCCAAAGGATGGTTGGAACACGCAGGCATAGGCCAGTATGCACATCACTGGATGACAGATCTATCTGGGATGAAACACCAGGGTGCCTGGTGGGAACCAATAGGCGAAAAGCAATGCCCATTTCCCCAACAAGGTCCGAGCTGCTTTGACTTCTACAAAAATGGCCGAGTTGGTCACAACGAAACCTTCTTTGCAGAGTGGACAAGAACCGTACTCAAACAAGTCAGACTAAGCAAATTGGATGAAGCCACCAAGATTGCACCACTGAAATCAAGCGCTTGTCTTTGCTAG
- the LOC122316565 gene encoding transport inhibitor response 1-like protein: MRKDRTEMSEDDDRSPPLDLRRADIAESSNKTRNCTGVSGSGGSVPGPGPSSMEFQAPYPDQVLENVLENVLQFLSSRRDRNAASLVCRSWWRVEALTRSDLFIGNCYSVSPRRATARFTRVRSVSIKGRPRFADFNLMPPDWGAHFAPWVTAMASAYPWLEKVYLKRMSVTYDDLALLAESFPSFKELVLVCCDGFGTSGLAVIASKCRQLKVLDLIESEVTDDEVDWIAFFPESGATCLESLIFDCVECPINFDALERLVARSPSLKKLRLNRFVSIGQLYLLMVRSPQLTHLGTGSFSATEGMAQGEQEPELFTAFAACRSLVCLSGFREILPDYLPDISPVCANLTSLNFSYAHINADQLKLVIFQCHKLQIFWVLDSICDEGLQAVASTCKDLRELRVFPFDAREDNEGPVSDLGLQAISEGCRKLQSILYFCQHMTNAAVIAMSRNCPDLEVFRLCIMGRHRPDRVTNEPMDEGFGAIVMNCKKLTRLAVSGLLTDRAFSYIGKYGKLVRTLSVAFAGDSDMGLKYVLEGCPRLQKLEIRDSPFGDAALRSGLHHYYNMRFLWMSSCRLFPQGCQEIARALPRLVVEVIRDDAIEHTDETVDILYMYRSLEGPRDDAPGFVTIMQ, encoded by the exons ATGAGAAAGGACCGGACGGAAATGTCCGAAGACGACGATCGGTCCCCTCCCTTGGATCTTCGCAGGGCGGACATCGCCGAGTCCTCCAACAAGACCCGGAACTGCACCGGAGTGTCCGGTTCTGGGGGTTCTGTACCTGGACCCGGTCCCAGTTCCATGGAGTTTCAGGCCCCCTATCCGGACCAAGTGCTCGAGAACGTGCTCGAAAACGTGCTCCAGTTCCTCAGCTCCCGGCGGGACCGTAACGCGGCCTCATTGGTATGCAGGTCGTGGTGGCGCGTGGAGGCGCTTACCCGATCCGACCTCTTCATCGGCAACTGCTACTCGGTCTCACCACGGCGGGCCACGGCCCGGTTCACCCGGGTACGGTCCGTCTCCATCAAGGGAAGGCCGAGGTTCGCGGACTTCAACCTGATGCCTCCCGATTGGGGGGCTCACTTCGCCCCTTGGGTGACGGCCATGGCGTCTGCCTATCCCTGGCTAGAGAAGGTTTACCTAAAGCGCATGTCCGTCACGTACGACGATCTGGCCCTACTTGCCGAGTCCTTTCCCTCCTTCAAAGAGCTCGTTCTCGTCTGCTGCGATGGCTTCGGTACCAGTGGCCTCGCCGTCATCGCTAGCAAGTGCAG ACAACTGAAAGTGCTTGATCTGATCGAATCCGAGGTCACGGATGATGAGGTTGATTGGATTGCTTTTTTTCCGGAGAGTGGAGCGACCTGTCTGGAGTCACTGATCTTTGATTGCGTAGAATGTCcaataaattttgatgcattGGAGAGGCTGGTGGCTAGGTCCCCATCCTTGAAGAAGCTTAGGTTGAATCGCTTTGTTTCGATTGGGCAGTTATATCTGCTGATGGTACGTTCTCCGCAGCTCACACACCTTGGAACTGGCTCTTTTAGTGCAACAGAGGGCATGGCTCAGGGTGAACAAGAACCCGAACTTTTCACTGCCTTTGCTGCTTGCAGATCCTTAGTTTGTCTTTCGGGATTTAGGGAAATCTTGCCAGATTACTTACCAGACATCAGCCCAGTCTGTGCTAATCTTACCTCCCTGAATTTCAGCTATGCGCATATTAATGCAGATCAACTCAAATTAGTTATATTTCAATGCCACAAACTCCAGATTTTCTGG GTCCTTGATTCAATATGCGATGAAGGACTTCAAGCTGTGGCTTCAACCTGCAAGGACTTGCGTGAGCTTCGTGTTTTCCCTTTTGATGCTCGGGAGGATAATGAGGGCCCTGTTTCTGACTTGGGCCTCCAAGCAATTTCTGAGGGCTGTAGAAAATTACAATCGATTTTGTATTTCTGCCAGCATATGACAAATGCGGCAGTGATAGCCATGTCAAGGAATTGCCCAGATCTTGAGGTGTTTCGTCTCTGTATAATGGGGCGGCATCGCCCGGACCGTGTGACCAATGAACCCATGGATGAAGGTTTTGGAGCCATTGTTATGAACTGTAAGAAGCTAACTAGGCTTGCTGTATCCGGTTTACTGACCGATCGTGCTTTCAGTTATATTGGAAAATATGGGAAACTGGTTAGAACCCTTTCAGTTGCTTTTGCTGGAGACAGTGACATGGGGCTTAAATATGTGCTAGAGGGCTGCCCTAGACTGCAGAAGCTTGAGATCAGGGATAGCCCATTTGGGGATGCAGCTTTGCGTTCTGGTTTGCATCACTATTACAACATGAGGTTCCTTTGGATGTCTTCATGCAGGTTATTTCCCCAAGGTTGTCAGGAGATTGCTCGAGCATTGCCCCGCCTGGTGGTGGAAGTAATCAGGGATGATGCTATTGAGCACACAGATGAGACTGTTGACATATTGTACATGTATCGGTCTCTTGAAGGCCCCAGGGATGATGCCCCAGGATTTGTGACCATCATGCAATAA
- the LOC122316566 gene encoding pyridoxine/pyridoxamine 5'-phosphate oxidase 1, chloroplastic isoform X3 — translation MWNLGRKSRIMTCLSIAHHSLVPPIFNLSNLRNPSGSPHSLLSKLSPFSPSLSLSPSLVLPSYLTANSTANKLTRLSAQGFPLPSSSLAIRSFCSKVSGRMGDRVIQNPDSISYLGQREAAEIDELLMGPLGFSVDQLMELAGLSVATSIAEVYKAGEYNRVLAICGPGNNGGDGLVAARHLHHFGYKPVVCYPKRTPKPLYSGLVTQIESLSIPFLSVEDLPSDLSKDFDILVDAMFGFSFHAFNPLGTPRPPFDDLIQRLVSLRHYDQARQKSPAIVSVDIPSGWHVEEGDIGGKGIKPDLLVSLTAPKLCAKKFCGPHHFLGGRFVPPSIVDKYNLRLPAYPGNSMCVRIGKPLKIDISALRENYISPELLEEQVEADPIDQFRKWFDDAVAAGLREPNAMALSTVGKQGKPSSRMVLLKGFDKDGFVWYTNYESRKASELSDNFHASLLFYWDGLNRQVRVEGSVQKVSDEESEQYFHSRPRGSQVGAIVSKQSTVVLGRHVLRQQYKELEEKFSDGSMIPKPKHWGGYRLQPELFEFWQGQQSRLHDRWFSSHL, via the exons ATGTGGAATTTGGGTCGCAAAAGCCGAATAATGACATGCCTATCTATCGCTCACCACTCTTTAGTCCCTCCCATTTTTAACCTTTCTAACCTTCGCAATCCTTCTGGCTCTCCCCATAGTCTTCTCTCCAAACTCTCCCCCTTCagcccatctctctctctttctccctctctaGTACTTCCCTCATATCTAACTGCCAATTCAACTGCCAACAAGTTAACCCGACTCTCTGCTCAGGGTTTTCCCCTTCCAAGTTCGAGTCTTGCAATTCGTTCCTTCTGTTCCAAGGTAAGTGGAAGAATGGGAGACAGAGTGATTCAAAATCCGGACTCTATATCGTACTTGGGGCAGCGAGAAGCCGCCGAGATAGATGAGCTCCTCATGGGTCCTCTCGGGTTTAGCGTCGATCAGCTCATG GAATTGGCTGGTTTGAGCGTGGCCACTTCCATAGCAGAG GTTTACAAAGCAGGTGAATACAATCGTGTTCTCGCTATTTGCGGTCCTGGGAACAATGGTGGTGATGGTCTCGTGGCTGCTCGTCATCTGCATCACTTTGGTTACAAACCGGTTGTTTGCTATCCAAAGCGTACTCCGAAGCCTCTTTATTCTGGTTTGGTTACGCAG ATCGAATCACTGTCAATCCCTTTCTTATCAGTGGAAGATCTGCCTTCAGACTTGTCAAAGGACTTTGACATTCTAGTAGACGCAATGTTTGGGTTCTCATTCCATG CTTTTAATCCTTTAGGTACGCCCAGGCCGCCTTTTGATGATCTCATccaaagactggtttctttacGACATTATGATCaagcacgccaaaaatcccctGCTATTGTCTCTGTAGACATTCCATCTGGGTGGCATGTCGAAGAGGGAGACATAGGTGGCAAAGGCATTAAGCCTGATTTGTTG GTTTCTTTGACTGCTCCAAAGTTGTGTGCAAAGAAGTTTTGTGGTCCACACCACTTTCTAGGTGGTAGATTTGTCCCACCATCTATTGTAGACAAATATAATCTTCGTCTTCCAGCATATCCTGGAAATTCAATGTGCGTCAGGATTGGAAAGCCTCTAAAAATTGATATATCAGCACTCAGAGAGAACTATATTTCTCCAGAACTCCTCGAGGAACAGGTGGAGGCTGATCCTATTGATCAG TTTCGCAAATGGTTTGATGATGCAGTGGCTGCTGGCTTGAGAGAACCAAATGCAATGGCTTTGTCAACTGTTGGGAAGCAAGGAAAACC GTCATCACGAATGGTACTGCTAAAAGGATTTGATAAGGACGGTTTTGTCTG GTACACAAATTATGAAAGTCGAAAGGCCAGCGAATTATCTGATAATTTCCATGCATCACTGCTTTTCTATTGGGATGGTCTTAATCGACAG GTGAGGGTTGAAGGCTCTGTGCAGAAAGTTTCTGATGAGGAATCTGAGCAGTACTTTCATAGTCGTCCTCGAGGAAGCCAGGTTGGAGCAATAGTTAGCAAGCAG AGTACTGTAGTGCTTGGAAGGCATGTTCTACGCCAACAATATAAGGAACTAGAGGAAAAATTTTCTGACGG AAGTATGATTCCAAAACCTAAACACTGGGGTGGATACAGGCTTCAACCTGAGCTGTTTGAGTTTTGGCAAGGGCAGCAGTCCCGCTTGCATGACAGGTGGTTTTCATCCCATTTATGA
- the LOC122316566 gene encoding pyridoxine/pyridoxamine 5'-phosphate oxidase 1, chloroplastic isoform X4: MWNLGRKSRIMTCLSIAHHSLVPPIFNLSNLRNPSGSPHSLLSKLSPFSPSLSLSPSLVLPSYLTANSTANKLTRLSAQGFPLPSSSLAIRSFCSKVSGRMGDRVIQNPDSISYLGQREAAEIDELLMGPLGFSVDQLMELAGLSVATSIAEVYKAGEYNRVLAICGPGNNGGDGLVAARHLHHFGYKPVVCYPKRTPKPLYSGLVTQIESLSIPFLSVEDLPSDLSKDFDILVDAMFGFSFHAFNPLGTPRPPFDDLIQRLVSLRHYDQARQKSPAIVSVDIPSGWHVEEGDIGGKGIKPDLLVSLTAPKLCAKKFCGPHHFLGGRFVPPSIVDKYNLRLPAYPGNSMCVRIGKPLKIDISALRENYISPELLEEQVEADPIDQFRKWFDDAVAAGLREPNAMALSTVGKQGKPSSRMVLLKGFDKDGFVWYTNYESRKASELSDNFHASLLFYWDGLNRQSTVVLGRHVLRQQYKELEEKFSDGSMIPKPKHWGGYRLQPELFEFWQGQQSRLHDRLLYSPREVDGQRVWNIERLAP, translated from the exons ATGTGGAATTTGGGTCGCAAAAGCCGAATAATGACATGCCTATCTATCGCTCACCACTCTTTAGTCCCTCCCATTTTTAACCTTTCTAACCTTCGCAATCCTTCTGGCTCTCCCCATAGTCTTCTCTCCAAACTCTCCCCCTTCagcccatctctctctctttctccctctctaGTACTTCCCTCATATCTAACTGCCAATTCAACTGCCAACAAGTTAACCCGACTCTCTGCTCAGGGTTTTCCCCTTCCAAGTTCGAGTCTTGCAATTCGTTCCTTCTGTTCCAAGGTAAGTGGAAGAATGGGAGACAGAGTGATTCAAAATCCGGACTCTATATCGTACTTGGGGCAGCGAGAAGCCGCCGAGATAGATGAGCTCCTCATGGGTCCTCTCGGGTTTAGCGTCGATCAGCTCATG GAATTGGCTGGTTTGAGCGTGGCCACTTCCATAGCAGAG GTTTACAAAGCAGGTGAATACAATCGTGTTCTCGCTATTTGCGGTCCTGGGAACAATGGTGGTGATGGTCTCGTGGCTGCTCGTCATCTGCATCACTTTGGTTACAAACCGGTTGTTTGCTATCCAAAGCGTACTCCGAAGCCTCTTTATTCTGGTTTGGTTACGCAG ATCGAATCACTGTCAATCCCTTTCTTATCAGTGGAAGATCTGCCTTCAGACTTGTCAAAGGACTTTGACATTCTAGTAGACGCAATGTTTGGGTTCTCATTCCATG CTTTTAATCCTTTAGGTACGCCCAGGCCGCCTTTTGATGATCTCATccaaagactggtttctttacGACATTATGATCaagcacgccaaaaatcccctGCTATTGTCTCTGTAGACATTCCATCTGGGTGGCATGTCGAAGAGGGAGACATAGGTGGCAAAGGCATTAAGCCTGATTTGTTG GTTTCTTTGACTGCTCCAAAGTTGTGTGCAAAGAAGTTTTGTGGTCCACACCACTTTCTAGGTGGTAGATTTGTCCCACCATCTATTGTAGACAAATATAATCTTCGTCTTCCAGCATATCCTGGAAATTCAATGTGCGTCAGGATTGGAAAGCCTCTAAAAATTGATATATCAGCACTCAGAGAGAACTATATTTCTCCAGAACTCCTCGAGGAACAGGTGGAGGCTGATCCTATTGATCAG TTTCGCAAATGGTTTGATGATGCAGTGGCTGCTGGCTTGAGAGAACCAAATGCAATGGCTTTGTCAACTGTTGGGAAGCAAGGAAAACC GTCATCACGAATGGTACTGCTAAAAGGATTTGATAAGGACGGTTTTGTCTG GTACACAAATTATGAAAGTCGAAAGGCCAGCGAATTATCTGATAATTTCCATGCATCACTGCTTTTCTATTGGGATGGTCTTAATCGACAG AGTACTGTAGTGCTTGGAAGGCATGTTCTACGCCAACAATATAAGGAACTAGAGGAAAAATTTTCTGACGG AAGTATGATTCCAAAACCTAAACACTGGGGTGGATACAGGCTTCAACCTGAGCTGTTTGAGTTTTGGCAAGGGCAGCAGTCCCGCTTGCATGACAG GTTGCTGTACTCTCCTAGGGAGGTTGATGGACAGCGTGTGTGGAATATCGAGCGACTGGCTCCCTGA
- the LOC122316875 gene encoding bet1-like protein At4g14600, which produces MASNTGGSFHGGAAPYRSREGLSTRPVASSDEIQLRIDPMHADFDDEITGLRSQVRKLRHVAEEIGTEARFQQDFLNQLQLTVIKAQAGVKNNLRRLNKSIIQNGGNHIVHVVVFALICFFVVYLWSKMSRK; this is translated from the exons ATGGCGTCCAATACTGGCGGTTCTTTTCACGGCGGTGCTGCCCCTTACCGATCAAG AGAGGGCCTTAGCACGAGACCGGTGGCTAGTTCTGATGAAATTCAGTTGCGGATCGATCCGATGCACGCAGATTTCGACGACGAGATCACGGGTCTCCGTAGCCAAGTCAGAAAATTAAGACAT GTTGCTGAGGAAATAGGGACAGAAGCAAGATTTCAGCAAGATTTTCTCAATCAGCTG CAATTGACAGTAATCAAAGCGCAAGCAGGGGTCAAGAACAATCTGAGGAGACTGAACAAAAGCATCATCCAGAATGGCGGAAATCATATTGTTCATGTCGTTGTTTTTGCTCTAATTTGCTTCTTCGTGGTTTACCTATGGTCCAAGATGTCCAGAAAATGA